In the genome of Raphanus sativus cultivar WK10039 chromosome 9, ASM80110v3, whole genome shotgun sequence, the window ATTTGGAAGCTCTCAAGAGTGAGGATTTGGAAGCTCCCGAAAGTGAGGACTTGGAAGCGCCCAAAAGTGAGGATCTGGAAGCTTCTGAAAGTGAGGACACATCACCTACTGATGAAGATTTGGAAGCTCTCAGTAAGGACAAAGAAGGTAAGGACAAAGAAGCTTCGAACAAGCATAAATGCCTTCCTCCTGCTGTCAAGCGTGGTCCGGGTAGGCAAAAGAAATCGAGGTGGCAAACTTGGCTTGAAATTTCTAGGATGAGGGGAAACAAACCACGTAAGCAGCACAAGGACTATAGTTGCTCCCAGTGCAAGAAACCGGGCCACACCCGTCCTAATTGTCCAGGATGAAAGGTCTTATGTATTGAACTTATGTTGGATTTGGCTTATGTATTGAACTTATGTTGAACTTATGACTAGTATTGTTGCTTTGGATGTTGTCTTATGTATTGAACTTATGTTGGATTTGTGGATTTTTAGTCAATATTGAACTTATGAGTTGTATTGTTGCTTTGGATGTTGTCTTATGTGATGAATGTTGAGTTTGTAGGTCTTTAGACAGGTTTATTACATGTCTGCTTTCGGCCGAGCAGACTTTTTAGTTAGTCTACTATGAATGAAGACTACTATGTAAGTCTATATTTTTCGTTGAATTTGTCAAAAACAAGAGTACTGatgtaatgaaaaaaaaaagaataatactGATAATCTCTGATACAAAAGAAGCTGCCTCATTGTCTAGCAGCAGACTTAAGTATTAGTCTTCTTTAAAAGAAGACTTTCACAGAAGTCTGCTGCATGCAAAATACATAGTCTGTTACAACTACAAGTCTGGTACAAAAACCTACTACATCAGTCTGCTACTCACAGCACAATACAATAGtctggtaaaaaaaaatctactagATATATCCGTTGAGGAAAGTCACCcaaaaaacttcaaactttcCTCCAATTCTACCCCAAAAGTGAACTGCAAACCTTACTCATAAACAAGTGCAGTTTTGTACTCTCTAGTTTCTGTGCCGTTTATGTTGGTCTCGTCAAATATCTCTGCCGCTAGCTTCGCCCTCATTTGTTTCACATTCTTATCACAGAAGTCATGAAACGGGAATGCCAAGCCAAGTGCATGACATTCTATGTACTTCAAACAGTACACTCCACAATCACCACTTTGTACATTCTGTGGTGTCTCGGTTGCTGGGACCCTCTCATGTGTGAAATCAACCGTGTACAACTCCCTGTCCTCACCGCGAGATAGCATATGCAGCATGTACGGCAGCATGTGCGCAATAGGCTTCACAGCCTCGGCAATTTCCTTATCGTCGGTGTGACCAACAAAACTGTCCCAAATCACTATGTGTCTCCTCGGGATTGATATCCAACAAGCTACCCAATGATCCTCGTTGATAAACAATGGCACATATATATCATCAATCTCTAGCACCCATGTTTTGTCTGATCTGCAATAAGCTGGGTGCTCGCCAGTGTAGTAGTATAAGGCCCCGGACGGGAGCAGTTTACCTGAGCCGTCGGGATTGGCAGGAGAGTTCAAAAACTCTTTGTACTTTGCTGACCAAATTTGAGTGAACGCAGTATCCAGCAGGCAAATTCTGTCCGACCTAAACCATTCTGGGTGCTTCGTGTACCGGAGTCTTAAGAGATTAATCCCAGCATCCATGTGCTGCATTTACAAAATTAGACTTCCATCAGAAACAAGTCTACATCAGAGAGAAGTCTACATCAGAGAGAAGTCTACATACCGTGTCAATCAGCCATTTTTGAGGAGTTAGTAGTATGTAGTACCAGTGACATGAAGAACCCTTCACCTTCTTTCGCCAGTTGCTGTCAATAATCAAAAAACCATCAAACACTACCAGTTCCTATATATAGCAGTTATGTGATTGAATGACTTACGGGTCGAGTTGCACCCAATCAATAAGAACAGAGAGCTTTTTGGGGTCAACAGGACCAAATGGGTAATATCCATGTCCTCGCTTTGGCTTGTTAGGTATGATGGACTTGGCCGTGCTATCTCCTTGAAAGGGGGATTGCTGAGAAGCAGCAAGCCTACGAATTCTGTCACTCTTAGCACGTGCCAAGATGCGAGCAGCTTTTAACTTGACGACCTGTTTCAGATTTCTCACCGAATCATAATCAATGCTTGATTGTTCTTTCTCTATTATAACAACACTCTCATCTATGCCTCCATTCTCACTCTGCATTTTTTTCAATTGAAAGAAcatattaataacataatttaGAAAGTGAAACCAACAAAATGAATTCATTACACACGCAAAAGGTTCAAACATTCATATGCACACGAAGTCTGCTGCATGCAGAAAAACCAAACAAGCCAACATGAAATGAAAACAAGCTGAAACGAGAAGGAGAAAAGGTCAAACATTCCAAGTGAAAACAAGCAAAAAAACGTTCAAACATTCCAAAATAAACAAGTTACTTCTTTTTCCCTGTTTTACGGCCTCTTTTCTTTTGGGGAGTTGATTTGTTACTAACCACAGTGGCTTTGTCAGTGGCTTGCTTAGCTTGGCCTCTCTTTGGTCTGTTTAGTTGAGGAGAGGCTTCCACAGCTTTAGATCCTTTCTTAGCTTGCGCTTTTCTCGGTCTGCCTCTTTTGGGAGTGGCTTGCTCGGGAATGGCTTCCTTGGGAGTGGCTTGCTCGGGAATGGCTTCCTTGGGAGTGGCTTCATCGGCTTCAGAACTGCTTTCCTCATCGTTCCTTTCTTCCTCATCTTTGCcaccttcttcatcatctctgccaccttcttcatcatcactgcCACCATTTTCCTCATCTTTGCCACCATCTTCCTCATCTTTGTTTTCCTCAGTTTTTTTATCCTCATAATTCTCTCCACCCACAATCTTCTCCATATCTTCTACCTTTTTTGCAAGGCTCTCAATCATGCGGCCCTGTGTGGTCAACAAACTCTCACATCTCCCCAATCCTTCAACCATACTAGAAGCCATGGCAGTGAGCCAAACTTTTATCTCTGCATTCAAGGTATCCTGGCCAGGGGACACACGAGCCTTCTTGCGTGGTGATTCTTCCTCAGACTCGGTGGGAGCAGAGCACAGTGACCTCTTGCTTGTCTTCACCTTTTTGTACTCAACCTTCACACTTGTCCACAGTTTGGTTCCAGTGTCAGGCCAGTGAGCTTGGTTCCATGACCATCCACTGGAAAAAATAGCCTCGATAATGTTATCAGCCTTTTTATCTTCCACTTCATCATCCCAGAGAGGAAACATTTCAGAATAATCCTTCACAGTACATGTGTTAATGGtagtctgcaaaaaaaaatacacattaaAGGTTAGTATGTAACcattttaaacacaaaataatacatcaaataatacatacatatatttaagCATACCTGTTTCTGTAACTTTTCCTTGCCATGTTTCCGGCCTTTGCCACCTAAGAAGGCAAGCAGAGGTGGAGTCGGGGTGCCTGCCAAAGGATCTGCTTCCACAGGATCTCCGTAACCAGCTGCGAATTCAGGGAGAGCGTGGTAGATCCAGACTTGAAGAACCTCAACAAAGCCATCAAGGTAGTATGACGTCTTTGTAAGGTCAGCCTTCTTCACTGAATCCATCAAGCCTTTAAATGCTACTCTTCCCCACGGATAATCTTCAAAAACCTCAAGATCCATCACTAACCTAGCCAGGGCAGCCCGTGTGGGTGTCGTGGTTCTTTGTGCCTCAATGAAGCCAGCGTAGATGGCTAGATAACCTAAGCGCTTTCGATCATCTGTAGACCATGTTTCGCACCTAGCACACGCTGTAGTTAAATCATCAATGCTTGGCCCACGCTCGAAATTCACTCCCAGCAGCTCCCAAAATGCCTTCATTTCATCAGTTACCTCAACCAAAGGATGCTCAAGATTCTTCACATACTCACAGTTCAGACCAGTGATCTCTCCAAATTCATTCAGAGAAAACCTAACTGGTTTAACACCTATAAGACTCCACAACTCATACTTCTTCTTGCAGTCAAGCTGAAATGTGAGCATATAGTGTACCAGCCTAGACGCCCATGAAAACTCCAATTCGTAGAACTTTAAAAACACTCCCAGTTTCGACTCTTTGAGCTCCTCCCATTCTTTTTCATTGAGTGCTTCACGAAGAGCAGAGAAGAGCCTTGTGTTACTACTGTAGTAGCCAATGCTTTTAGCCGGCACTGGCTCCTGCCCTACAGTAAATTGCCTTGGTGGGAAATCAAGCTGTTCCATTTTAAATCCTGCaggaaaaacaacaacaaaattatcaaataattctgcaaatcaaacaaacaaataagtATGCAGGACAAAGAAGTCTACACGagtcaaaagaagtctacacgagtcaaaagaagtctacacgagtcaaaagaagtctacacgagtcaaaagaagtctacacgagtcaaaagaagtctacacgagtcaaaagaagtctacactAACTAGAAACAGAGATGAATCACCTTTCGTTCGCCGGAGATATGAAACGCCACTAACGTGAGAAGAAGTCACcgtctaaaatctaaaacaaaaagaagtaaaGGTGGTTACTTTATACCAAGAATCGCCCACAGACACTAAATGGAAGATATTTAACTTACCAGAGAGAAGATATGGGACTGACGAAGTGGATGGTGACTAGTTTGGGGGCGGAGATATGAAACAGCGAGAGTAGAAGCCGTGCGACTGATTGGAGGCAGAGACACCGTTCGTTCGCCAACAAGAGTAGAGAATCGCCGCCTGAGATATTCAACGAAACGAGGTAAAGGTGGTTACTTTATAGCCTTAAACCTGGACAGACACTAAACCAGAGAGTAAAAGAGATTTACTTACCGGAGAGAAACGGCTGCCTGGTTAGGGTTCGCCGGAAATCTCCCAGGAGCAGACGGAGCAGCCGATGACGAGGTTGAGAGAAGATACAGACCGACGGAACAGACGGTGAGGAGGTTGAGCGCCGGAAACGGCGTGGTTAGGGTTCGCGAAGCGGCGTGGTTAGGGTTCGCCGGAAATCTCCCCGGAAATCGCCTTCATCGATGGCGGCAGGATTAGGGTTTTCTTAATAGAAAAAAGCTTAGGAAATCGTATTTATATGCTGGGTAACTTTTCTGGTTAGGTTAAAAATGTTTGGTTTGAAGTAGATTtggttaaaattaaaattggttGACTCCGGTTTGGCTAAAATCGTAGAGAGTAGACTTCTTTGTTTGTCTACCTTTTTGTCAGTctacaatattttaatttcctattttattttgttgttttagtaaatttatatatgaaatactaaatttttttctttatttattaatagttaTAATGTgtgattttacttttttattcataaactcaatttatagaagaaaaaatgacTTTTTGTACACTTATTACAGTAGACTGAATTGTAAGTctacaaaaccctaaaccacaaaacccaaaccctaaaccacgaAACTCAAACCCTATATGTTAGTTTGATAGGAAATTATTGtatcaaaaatcaaatttacaaaatctAAACTACTCAGtaataatatgttaattaaacaaaaaaaacaatcaaaatctAACTCTAAAGATCTAACCTCTAAAGATATAACATGTTATGTTATGTAACCTTTGTTACTAAACCACAAACATTGTCTCACATGGTTAccaaatcaacatatattttttttagctgttcacttatatacaaatttagtttataaacttcatattaacatttacattgatgattaattaataatttcataaaaaataattttatatatttttaaatgtaattaacTAGATTAAATTACATTGTAGACTACAAATTAAGTCGACAATGTAGACCGTGTATGACATCTACGGATATGTAGACTATGTTTGTTATGTGTAGACTTACGAAGGACAGAACAGTAAaatgactttatgtttttttgtttggtcacaagGGCTAAATAGTAGTTTTAACACTCCTTTAAGTTGGGTTTGCAATTGATTGAATATGGGGTCTACTTTTAGGGTTGCAATCAACTTTTGGGTTGGTTTTAGCAATTCTCCCAAACAAGAATCACAAAACGattctttacatttttttacaAGCAAACAAATAAGTGAGTGACGACAGAAATTTCACAATCAAGATTTATTAACCAGAGAACGATATGAATCCAAAGACAAGGAAGAGTAAAAACATTAATGTCTCCATGAATATTAATTActgaagaagagaggaagatGCAGAAACATTATGCATCAGTGGACCATATCCTCATTTGTCTGGAAATTAAAACCCTCACACATACGGCATCAAGGTCTGCAAGACACATGTCCCTTACTCTGATCCTTAGTTGCTCCAGTGAGAATCACGTATGCACTTgagatttttttcttctgtaaaaTGGACGTCTCTTTTCAATGTTTTAATCATATCACAAGATTAGCATTTCTTGGCTTCGCCGATTAGCTTTTCCTAAGGTTTTTTcctacataaatatatatactatggcTGTACTTAACAACACAACAGAATAATACCATACACAATCTCGCTTTTTCCAAATCATTTCGAATTTTGACCCAGGTGACGAGTATCGATCATAAACTCTACTCTGTTGTCGGGTTCAACCTTCTCCATCGACTTCCTTGGAAGATGCGTCGAGATTATGAATTGAGGATTTACTTTACATTGGGTTGATTTCCGATGTGTAAATTAATAAGCTTCATGGAGATTCATTCTCTCTTTAGCACATCGATTTTATTTCCGGTTTCGTTGAAGTTTAGCTTACAAGCTCGAGCAATCGCACCACATACCTACCACAAATTTGTTACGCccagtttgtttttatttattgttggCTAAATTGTGTTTACCtaaataagtttcaaaaaaaaaaaattactaatgaattttcatttaaactgttttaaaaaaaaattgtgtacaCAATTCTGAAAGTTAAATACAGTAGTGAGAAAGGGAgagagaataataaaaaaatagcaTACATAAACTGAATAATATATTCCTTTTTGAAAAGTGtcattttaacaatttttttgttacataaaatgtcattttagaattataatataatttatacttagttttgaaattaattgcaaactatattaagcttataaataattttttatttttctcaaacaatatatgttaaatatatgtgactaagaaacataaatatatgaCAATTATTTTCTCAATctgtataaaaaatatcaaaatattaatgtcTGCACATCTTTTTACAAAGAATGTTAGCAaatatttaatgtctttttctAGTGAAACTTGGCATTGTTGAAATGTCATCTAGTACATAGCTACAATACGTTTTAAATAAAACTGAGAAAACTTCGATTGGAACCCTGGAGTTAATCAACCATGCAATGGTGGCTACTCGCATACGAGTTATAGATCGGTAAATAACTTGTCCGAAGCTATTCCATTGAAGGCCATATTCAAAATTTGAGGGTCTAAACCcatgtgaaaaatgtcaaaagaaTTTGGGAGAGCAAAGCCAATGTTTCACTGTGTTTGGCCCAAATCTGACCCCGACTCCACTACACTTCACTGTGTGGCCACATAAGATTATTGTTTATGGCATATTTGAATACTCAAAGACATCAATGGACTATACCTCCCTTAAAGATTTTGTCTAGACCTTTCTACAGGCCTGAGATAtctttagtttaataaaataaactctCAATTTATCGACTACATATCATGTCCGGTGTAGTGGGCAAATGGAAAAAGAGGCTTCGCATTCAATTTAACTTTGATTGGTGCCAAAAATGGATTTAGGATCTTTATGTCATGACAATTTAGAACTAGATTATCTGCTTTGGTTTTAATGTAAAAGGTATGTCTCATAAAGCGATGGAAAcacaaatttatttgatttttatgaaAGTAAAGACGAGTTCACATACATGCGTGAGGGTATTATCTCAACCATTATTTTTCATGATCTTGATCTTGACTAGTAGAATGGGAACATTCTTAGACCTAACTTCTCAACACGAGAAGTAGAAGTAGTAGCCGTAGTAGCATCATTATCAACCTTCACAAACTTGACGAATAAAGTCTTAGCCACATCATTGGTGACAAGTAGCTGTGGTGCACTCAACCAAGCCCCTGGGGTGGTTCCAACGGTTCCAGATGAGGTGGTCAACTTGTAAGTGTGTGCTCCTGCAGCTTTTTCTATCTTAAACGCACTATTTGGGCTCTTCGGTTCACCACCGATGATAACGGCAGGCTCCTTGGATGCGGATGAGGAATCGACTGCCCACAACTTAGAAAACTCGGTGCAGACAGGCCATATTGGGGACCTGAACTCGATGTTTATATCGGCAGATGTGTCAATGGTGTCTCGGCCGAGAATGTTTGGATGATATCCGAAGCTAACCGGCAGGCCCGGTTGGTAGGGAAGAAGTGTTTGGGTGATGCCAAGTGGACAAAACGGAAGTATGTTAGTGGCAGCTGGAACAAGACCTCCCCCGTTGTTACTCTCGGTCTTAACCGGCTGGATGAAGTATTGTGCACCGACCCTAACTGGATTTCCGTTGGAATCCTTCACCTCTTCAAGGGCGTGGGTGCAGACAGCTGCAGCCAACAGGAACGTAACGAGAAAAGAAGTCTTCATTTTGATTGTTTTGTATGTGTTTTGGGGTTTGAGTGAGTTGAGTTGTAGAGAGCAAAAACATTGTACCGGTATTTATAGGAAGTTTTCTGctgttaattttaaatttaaaactgcGTGGTGTTTATGGCAGTAAAATCCTCTGTGGTAAATAAACCCTAAAGGTATCTATCAgctttaaatactttttttggCTTTTTCCTCATCTCACATTATGATCATCCCGTGATATGGGTTGGTCTCTACAACTCTACGGTAGCTGATTCAAACTTCGATCTTCAGCACGAGGAAAACAAAGACGAACGCTAACACAACCAGTGTCAACATCTTTTGTTTCTAGCCACAGATATCTCCATGAATGAGTGACGACAGAAAATTCACAATCAAGATTTATTAGCCAGAGAACGACACGAACCATAAACAAGAAAGAGTAAAAGCATTGTCTCCATGAATTAATACAGAAGGAGAGGAAGATGCAGAAACATTATGCATTAGTGGACCATATCCTCATTTGTCTGGACATTAAAACTCTTACACGTACGACATCAGGGATTCATAGCTGCAAGACACATGTCCGTTACTGATCTGATCTTTGTAGATGcacttgagatttttttttcttctgtgaaATGGATGATTATTTTCAATGTTGTATAATCATATCACAAGAGTagcttttctttttggtaaaaaaagaTTAGCTTTTCTTGGTTTTGCCGATTAGCTTTTTCTAAGGTACTTTTCtacattaatatatactatGGCTGTACGTAACAACACAACAGCTACTTTGTAATCCAGTTGGAggataatgaaaataaataaaagaccCAATCTTAAGGATATATTGTTCACTGTTCTAGTGTTATGAAACTCATCGCCAAATCTTTGATTCTGAGAGTACACAAAGGACCATAAGCCTCAGATCAGCGAGCACAATTGcctcatgaaaaaaaaaacagcatcgATCAAGTCTTCTCTGTTACAAATCAGTTTGTTTGGTTTCGATCAATTGATAGGCTTCGATCAGAAACTCTTCTCTGTTATCATGTTCAAAATAATAATGACTCAACTGCCTTGTGAGACACGTTGGGATTAGGACATCAAGCGAGATTTAGGGATTACTTTAAATCCTAAAATAAATTTGGATATAAACGAGACAAACGGCCCTACTCGGTCCGACCCAAATCATCGTTCTCTCTATTTGGTTTAGGAAAATAGTTGATGATATATTACCCTTGGCCTGATTTAAATCCATAAGCCCAGCTTTCAATTTATAGGCCCAGGTGTATCAACATTTTGGATTTGATTTAGATAATTCAGTGAAGTTTTTATCAATTTGTAACAGTTTTCAACACTCAAAAGAACTTTTTATTGCTGGAGATTCTGTgcttcataaaattaatttttaaatctaattttgttaaataatctACTTTTTGAAGTAAAACCATTGTACAATGACATTTGTTAGTAGAGTATCTCAAGAGTTTCAAGTTTTGACGCTCAAAAGAATTTTTTATCGCTGAAGATTATGcttcataaatttaaatttttaatctaattttgttaaataatctactttctaaagtAAAACCATTATACAGTGACATTTGTTAATATTATGTATCTGAAAAGTTTCAAGTTTTTCATAATAGTGTTTCTTTCTCACCAACTTTTCGTTATTGATGAGATACTGTgtttagttaaaagttaaaaactccAGAGGTTGTCGGATCTCTAAAGTTAAGGCTAATCGTGACGTGGCGACCATCAAATCAAAAACGGCAGGTAAGGTACTTAGTCAACGGCCATCCGTTGACTGAGACGTGCTAAAACGGCaagttgtttatttatattCCGAGGACTAAATAAACGGATCCTATTGGCTAAAGCACGTCACGGGACAAACGAAACAAATATTCCCAACACGCGCCGACTAAAACGTGCCGCGTGGTACCCAAACACCGCGCGTCGCACTGAAATGTCAAAAAAATATGCGGGGGCATTGAAACTAACGCATTCATTTCTCATGACTTTTGCTTAATAAGAGCTGATCTCTCTTCAGACACAACAACAGCAATGGGGCTTTGAGAATTGtccgaaaaaagaaaaaagaaaaagaaaaaacgtgTTTACCGTGAAAGGATCTGTCTT includes:
- the LOC130499461 gene encoding uncharacterized protein LOC130499461 translates to MDAGINLLRLRYTKHPEWFRSDRICLLDTAFTQIWSAKYKEFLNSPANPDGSGKLLPSGALYYYTGEHPAYCRSDKTWVLEIDDIYVPLFINEDHWVACWISIPRRHIVIWDSFVGHTDDKEIAEAVKPIAHMLPYMLHMLSRGEDRELYTVDFTHERVPATETPQNVQSGDCGVYCLKYIECHALGLAFPFHDFCDKNVKQMRAKLAAEIFDETNINGTETREYKTALVYE
- the LOC108832730 gene encoding uncharacterized protein LOC108832730 codes for the protein MEQLDFPPRQFTVGQEPVPAKSIGYYSSNTRLFSALREALNEKEWEELKESKLGVFLKFYELEFSWASRLVHYMLTFQLDCKKKYELWSLIGVKPVRFSLNEFGEITGLNCEYVKNLEHPLVEVTDEMKAFWELLGVNFERGPSIDDLTTACARCETWSTDDRKRLGYLAIYAGFIEAQRTTTPTRAALARLVMDLEVFEDYPWGRVAFKGLMDSVKKADLTKTSYYLDGFVEVLQVWIYHALPEFAAGYGDPVEADPLAGTPTPPLLAFLGGKGRKHGKEKLQKQTTINTCTVKDYSEMFPLWDDEVEDKKADNIIEAIFSSGWSWNQAHWPDTGTKLWTSVKVEYKKVKTSKRSLCSAPTESEEESPRKKARVSPGQDTLNAEIKVWLTAMASSMVEGLGRCESLLTTQGRMIESLAKKVEDMEKIVGGENYEDKKTEENKDEEDGGKDEENGGSDDEEGGRDDEEGGKDEEERNDEESSSEADEATPKEAIPEQATPKEAIPEQATPKRGRPRKAQAKKGSKAVEASPQLNRPKRGQAKQATDKATVVSNKSTPQKKRGRKTGKKK
- the LOC130499760 gene encoding kunitz trypsin inhibitor 2-like; this encodes MKTSFLVTFLLAAAVCTHALEEVKDSNGNPVRVGAQYFIQPVKTESNNGGGLVPAATNILPFCPLGITQTLLPYQPGLPVSFGYHPNILGRDTIDTSADINIEFRSPIWPVCTEFSKLWAVDSSSASKEPAVIIGGEPKSPNSAFKIEKAAGAHTYKLTTSSGTVGTTPGAWLSAPQLLVTNDVAKTLFVKFVKVDNDATTATTSTSRVEKLGLRMFPFY